TCTTGTTGGCGCGATTCAACGCGTTTACCTGAGGACATGAGCTGCAGGTAGTCCAGCACCACGAGCTTGAGGTTGTGTTGTTGCTTGAGGCGGCGGCATTTCGCGCGGATCTCCATGAGCGTCATGTTCGGTGAATCGTCGATGAAGAACGGCGCGTTATTCAGTTGCGGGAGGGTGCGGGCGATCTTGGTCCAGTCCTCGTCGCGTAAGTCACCTTTACGCAGGTTTTGAAGCCCGACGGCGGTCTCAGCTGAGAGCATGCGCATCGCGATCTCGGTGCGGCCCATTTCAAGCGAGAAGAACACGGTGGTCATGCCGTTCTTGATCGCCGCGGAGCGGGCGATATCCAGCGCGAAGGTTGATTTACCAACTGCGGGGCGGGCCGCGACCACGATCATCTGGCCACCCTGGAACCCCTGCGTCAGCTCGTCCAGCTCATAGAAGCCCGAAGGCACGCCAGTGATTTCGTCGCCGGTCATCTGCCCTGCGGCCTCGATCTCATCGACCGTGGACTCCATGATCTCTGAGAGCAGCACGTAGTCTTCCGCAGTGCGCCGTTCAGCAACCTGCATGACCTCGGACTGGGCGTCGTTGACGATCGCATCGACCTCACCGTCGGCTGCGAAGGCCATCTGCGTGATGCGATCGCCCGCGTAGACGAGGCGGCGCAGGATGGCGCGCTCCCTCACGATCTCGGCGTAGAAACTCGCGTTCGCGGCCGTCGGAACGGATTGGATCAGCTCGTGCAGATAGGCCGCGCCACCGGCACGGTTGAGCTCACCGCTCTTGGTCAGGTGGCTCGAGACGGTCACCGCATCAGCCGGTTCCCCGCGGCCGTAAAGATCGGTGATCGCATCAAAAATGATCGAATGCGCGGGCTTATAGAAATCCGATGAGCGCAGAATCTCTACACAGTCGGCGATCGCGTCCTGGGAGAGCAACATGCCACCCAGAACCGACTGTTCAGCCGCTACATCCTGAGGCGGGACGCGCTCAGCAAGTGAGGACGCACCCGAGGATGATGCGCCTGCATCGCTGTAGTCGGCGTCGCTGTACTGATCCACTGTGCTCCTTCAACCTGTACTGTTCTCAGGCTCAGTGTAGGGCGAAAAAAACACAACACAACCCGAGTTATCCACAGCCCCTGTCGATAGTGTGTGGACTATTGTGGAACACACCGGTGGATATCCACTACTTCTGTGGATAACCTGGGGAAAACATCGCTGTGATCTTGCTTAAAATTAGCTGTATCCCGCGAGATTCCGCGGTTTTTTCTTGTGGATTATGAAGATGCTCTAGAAACTTTTCCCCAACCTTCAAGCACACGTGTCATGTTGACAAGAAGGATATCCACGCGATACACGCCTGAAACCCTAAGTTATCCACAGGTTTGGGCTAGTTACCCACAGACTCGCCCGAGTAGAGGTTGAAGGTTCGCCAACTCACCCTCGTGGAAGGTTGACGTGCCCACAAATGGGACTACATGAAATGGGGCTACATGCACATGGGGCGGGCCCGAAAGGGCCCGCCCCACAAACTACCTTGCACTATTGCTTAGGCTTTTCCGTGCTTATTTGTCCTTCTTGAGGACCTGTCCGCTCTTGACGTCCACATAGACCGTCACGTCGGCGCCGCCACCCTCTGGGTAGATATCAACTTCCCACATGATCTGGCCTTGCTCCTCGTCAACACTGACGTCATCGAGGGTGCCTGGGGTGTCCTTGAGCGCGGTCTCGATCGCCTTAGCGATTTCTACCTTGATCGCGTCATATTCGCGGCGGTCATCGCTGTCTACGTCTTCGACTTCATCCTGGTTGGTGACCTTGGATCCGTCAGCGGCTACCTCGAGCTCGTGACTCTTATTGCCCTTGACAACATCTACGCTCCAGCCGCTCTTATCGTCATCCCAGTCGAGGTCAACGACCTTTCCGCCAACTTCCTTTTCAGCGGTCTCGATCGCCTTGAGAGCGTTCTGTTGGCTGCCACCCTTGGTTGGGGCTTGCGCGTTGTTGTCTGCAGAGTCCTTATCATCAGCATCGTCAGCGTCATCGGCGTCAGTGTTCTGCGCCTGCTGAGTCTCAGTCTGCTGAGTTTGGGTCTGCTGGGCGTCCTGGGTGGATTCGGAGGTTTTGTCCTCCGTTGGAGCACCGCAAGCGGCAAGAACCAGCGCGAGGGTTGCTACGGACGTGAGGGCTACATGTTTTCTCTCCATGGCCTCAATATACGCAGATCGGGACTCAGATAGCACTGCTTTTTTGCTCAGCTCTAAGCCAATCTGGATTAACTGCCCGCGTTTGCCCTATGATCAGCGCCTCCAAACAGCAGGCTTTAGGCGGTTACGAGTGCGCGGTCTGGAAGCTGCGCAAGGTCGCGGAACGTCTTGCCGTGCAGCACGATCGGCTCTCCGTGTTCCTCGCCTTGCGATACAGCGTGGACCTTCAACAGCACGATGGTGTGGTCGCCTGCCGGGACCGTGTCATAGATCGAGGTCTCAAGCCACAGGGCGGCGCGGTCCAGGAACAAAGCACCGGAGTCAGCTAACGTAACGTCGAGGCCGCTGAAACGCTTGGATACGTCGCGGGAGGCGAGCTGATAGCAGACCTCGCGGTGTTCATCGGCCAGAATCGAGACGCCGAGCCGGTAGCCGTGCTTGAGGCGCTGCCATGTGCGGGATTCGTTGCGAACTGAGAAGGATACGAGCGCTGGCTCATATGAGATGCCGACCGCGAAGCTCGAGGAGACCATGCCTTCGTGGTGGCCTCCCACGCGGGAGCAGAGGGCTGCCACGCCTACAGGGAAACGGTCGAATGCCGAACGCAGGGTTGCCTGGTCGATGGTGTGGGTCAGGGACATAGCGACTCATCCTTCGCAAGTATCGGCCGTCCACTATGGCCGGCGCAGCTTGCCGCCGGCATTCCCGACGGCCGAATCGTCACCTGGGGCACCCCACCTACGCGAGAGGGTTGCCGACGGATTAGCCAGGGCCTAAAAATCCGTACTCATGATTCGTGTGTTAAACGATAAACAGTTCAGCGCACGCCGTGCAACTGAATGTGTCCTGTAGTTCATTTAATGAGACGAACGCCGCACCCTTGCCGGGTGCGGCGTTCGTTCACGCCCCTCGCGGGGCGCGTCTCAGACTGTTTCACACGTGAGCTGACACGCGGTTCACATTATGGTTCCGCGCGCTGAGTGCTTGAGTGTTACTTGCCCTTTGGTGCTGCAACAACGTGCAGCGTGGTGTTCGCGAGAACGTCTTCGTGCAGGCGGACGGTGGCCTTGTAGTGGCCAGTTGTCTTGACCTGCTGTGCGATCTCGATGGTGCGCTTGTCGACCTTGCCCAGGCCGGCAGCCTCGATTGCTGCTGCAACGTCGGCCTGCTTGACGGTACCGAACAGGCGGCCGGTGTCACCAGCTTTAACCTCGATGCGGATCTCAGCGTCCTTGAGGCCGTCTGCGATCTTCTGTGCTTCTTCGAGATTCGCGATGCGGTGGGCCTCGCGAGCAGCCTTGATGGACTCGATGTCCTTCTCGCCACCCTTGGTCCAGGTGATCGCGTAGCCGCGTGGCAACAGGTAGTTACGTGCGTAGCCGTCGCGTACTTCGACGATGTCGCCAGCAGCACCCAGGCCGGTTACCTCATGCGTGAGAATAAGCTTTGCCATGTTTCTTCTCTCCTCCTTCTTGCTTAGCCGCGGCCAGCGCCGGAGTATGGAAGCAGGGCAACTTCGCGCGCATTCTTGATCGCCTGAGCGATCTTGCGCTGCTCCTGCACGGTCACGCCAGTTACACGACGAGCGCGGATCTTGCCGCGGTCGGAGATGAACTTGCGAAGAAGGGCGACATCTTTGTAGTCAATGTAGTCGATGTCGGCGGCCTTGAGCGGGTTGGCCTTAGGCTTAGGCTTGCGAATTTCAGGCTTAGCCATCGTGGAGCTCCTTAGTTTGTTTTGGAGCCCGCAGTGTCAGCTGCGGGATGGGTATTGGTTTGAAAACGATTTAGAACGGTGGTGCGGACTGGCCGGGGTTTGCGCCCCAGTCGCTTGAGCCGCCAGAGTTACCCCACGGGTCGTTAGCTGGAGATTGCTGAGGCGCACCCCAGTCTCCGCCGCCGCCCTGGTTCTGCTGGCCGCCGAAGCCTCCGCCTTGGTTGCCGCCACCAAAGCCGCCGCCGGTGTTTCCACCGAAGCCGCCCTGGTTGCCGCCGAAACCGCCTTGGTTACCCCCGCCGCCTCGCGGGTTGCGGGTGACTTGTGCGGTTGCGTAGCGCAGGGCTGGGCCGACTTCGTCGACGTCCAGTTCCCATGCGGTACGGCGGTTGCCGTTCTGATCGTCATAGCTGCGGGCACGGAGACGACCCTGGGCGATGACGCGCATGCCCTTGGTCAGTGATTCCGCCACGTTTTCGGCGTGTTCGCGCCATACGCTGCAGCGCATGAAGAGGGCTTCGCCGTCTTTGAACTCGTTGGCCTGACGGTCGAAGATCCGCGGCGTAGAAGCGACCGTGAAGTTCGCTACCGCGGCACCGGAGGGCGTGAAACGCAGTTCCGGATCAGCGGTGAGGTTACCCACCACAGTGATGATGGTTTCTCCAGCCATGATTCCCCTTAGCGTGAAGCGTTGAAACGTGGTTGTGCCCGCTGAGGACGCGCTTACTTGATGCGCTGGTCCTCTGGGCGGATGATCTTGGTGCGCATGATGGACTCGTTGAGGCCCAAAACACGGTCAAGTTCGGATGCGGTCTGTGGCTCAGCGGTGAAGTTAACCACTGCGTAGATGGCCTCAGCCTTCTTGTTGATTTCGTAGGCCATGCGGCGACGGCCCCAGATGTCGATGTTCTCGACGGTTCCGCCGTCCTTGGTGACGACCTCGAGGAACTTGTTGAGCGTCGGTTCAACGGTGCGCTCGTCGACCTCGGGGTCAACCAGCAGCATCAGTTCGTAGTTACGCAAGTGAACCCACCTCCTTTGGACATAAAGCGGGCACGGTCTTTCCGTACCAGGAGGTTCTATTGCGGTAGCCCCTACCCTGCCATGCAGGGCGTGCAAGCCTGCTGAAGTGCGCATCACGATGCGGTTGCCAGCAAAACTTGAAAGTGGGCAACAGCACCAGTCTACCCGCAGTACGGCTCAAGCCATAACTCTTCACTGTGCGTGTGGGTGCCATCATGCACTGCGATGTGCAGCGCGCGTGGGCGGGAGGAGTCAGTCCTTGTGGTCGCGTAGCTGTTGAGGGAGGCGGCGCTCCAGGACGGGTGCGAGGCTTCTCAGGTACGTGTTGGTCACGTGATTTCCATCCCTGTAGATCAGCGTGTTGCCCGCGACCACGGAGCATTCGTCTTTGCTGCAGAAGTAATCGGTCATATCAAGGAAGTAGACGTCATCGAGCCGCCCGGCCGCCTCTACCGCCGGGTCATCAAGCAAACCTTGTTCAACACTGAAATCGCACTCGTGTGGCTTGTCCATGCTCCCGGAAACGCACGTGCGTGGAATCGGAATATCGTCATCACGCGACGGGACCGGGGTGTCTCGAACCACCACAAGCTGCGCCCCGCTCTTCTGCAGTTCCTTGAACGTGCGTTCGTAACCGTCCGCCGCATCGCCGCGGAATGTTGATCCTGCAAAGTTCTTGGTGATGATCACATCAGGCTCATCCTCAACGACCCGCTGGATGGATTCCTTATTCGGTTCAACGCACCGCTCATCAGCTTTACCGAGCTCACGAGGTTCAAGTGACATGGGGCATGAAGCCTTGGTGTAGGTGATGATCCGCCAATCGTGGTGCTTCGCTAGCTCCTCTAGCGGCTCCACGAGCATCCGGGCGTGAGAATCACCCATTATCGCGATCGTCTTCTCGCCGTCTTCCTTACCCTTCACGCAGCGCGGCGTGTGTTTCTTGCCGTTGCCCGCGAAACACTCCTGATCCGTGCGCGCATCGTCCTCAGCTTCCGCAGGGGTGGGCGTGATGACCGAGCCATACGTGAGCGCCGCTGGAAGCTCATCCGCGCGCTCCTCTTCGGTGACCAACCGGCCGCCCGGGCTATCCGGATGCCCCGCATCGAGCTTTTGAGCCCCGGACTTCTTGATGACTGGGTCCCAACTACCGGCAGCGAACTCCGGCCGCTCACCTTTTAGAAGCTCCGCGGCGAGCTCCTTCTGTTCGCGATTGATCGCATCCGCACGCACAATCGGAGTCACAGCAACCGCAACAGCAACGAGCGTTGCCACGCCACCTGCGATCCACGCTGGCGCGGGCGAGACCTTCAAACGCTTCCACTGGCGTGCAGGCTCCTCAACCCAACGCCACGAAACGTGCGCGAGCACACACGAGATCAGCATCAGCACGGGCACTTGCCACCAATACGGCTTATGCTCCGTGATCTGCACGAAAACCATGTACACCGGCCAGTGCCACAAATACAGCGAGAAAGACACCTTGCCCAGCCACTGAACCGGCGCCCAATCAACCAGCCAATTCAGCGACAACGCACCACTGGTACGGCCCGCGATGATCACCGCCACAGCCCCCAGTACGGGAACCGCCGCGCTAGCACCCGGGAACGGGGTCGCGTGCGTGTACGTGAGGATCGACCAGCACATCGCCGCAAGACCTGCCAGCGCTAGCACCGCACGCCACGAAACGCCGCCGCCCATCCGTTGCTTGCCCTTGCCGGAATCGTCCTTGAGGATGTAGGGCGCCAGGGCTGCGATCAAGCCGCCTAAGGCGAGCTCCCACACGCGCGTTGTCGTGATGAAATAAGCCGCCGGATCGTTTGAACGGACCCTATATTCAGCCCACACGAACGAGGCGAGGATCACCGCCGAAAACAGGACGATCGCATAGGCACGCACAGTGAGCCCGATGCGGCGGGCGAGCCATACGGCCAGGATCACCACGAGCGGCCAGAGAACATAGAACTGTTCCTCAACGCTGAGTGACCAATAGTGTTGGAAAGCGGTCGGCGCATTGTCTGAGGCCAGATAATCCACGGAATCAACGGCCAAAACCCAGTTCACGATGCTCAACAGGCTCGCGATGCCTTGCCGCGAAACCTGTTCCCACTGCTCCGTGGGCCACCATATGAACGTTGCAACGATGATCACGCACGCGGTCACTGTCGCGGCCGGCATGATGCGGCGGATGCGGGCAGCCCAGAACTCAGCGAGGTTGATCTTGCCGTGCACTTCGGCGTCCCGCAGAAGCTTCGATGTGATCAAAAACCCTGAGATCACAAAGAAGATATCGACACCAACAAAGCCGCCCGGAACTGCCCTGGGGTAGAAATGCCACGCCACAACGGCGAAGACGGCAATCGCCCGCAGGGCTTGGACCTCCGGGAGGAACTTCCGGCCGTCTCTGCGTTTCTGGGGCGCATCCTGCCCATGCGTGTTCTGCCCTCGCCTATCTAGTCCGCGAGCACCGTCCCCTTGGATCGTTGTGGCGTTGTTGGACATGCACGGCATTACATCACGTCTGGGTCCCCATCTCTACAAGCCCAGGTGAAGCGCAAGTGAACTAAGTTATGCGGTATAGAAAACCTTCGCAACCTTATATAGGTCGTGAAGATCGCTCACGCCTGCAAGCTCGCGGGCCGAATGCATCGACAGAATCGGGATACCCACATCCACGGTGCGAATCCCTAGGCGGGTCGCCGCGATCGGGCCGATCGTGGAACCGCACGGGATATTGTTATTCGACACGAACTCCTGGCTCTCAACCCCAGCCTCGCGGCACCAGCTAGCCCACGCTGCAGCACCGAGCGCATCAGTCGCATAGCGCTGATTGGCGTTGATCTTCAAGATCGGGCCAGACCCCAGAAGTGGCTTGACCACCGGATCATGATGCCCCGCATAATTCGGGTGGATCGAATGCCCCACATCCGATGACACATGCCAGGATTCTGCGTACGCCCGCGCCTGATCCACAGCGGATGCACCCAAACCCGCATAAATACGGTTCAAAACATCCTCAAGGAACGGGCCAGCAGCACCCGAACGGGACGCCGAACCCAGCTCCTCGTGGTCAAAAGCCGCGAACATCGCAATCCGCTGAGCATCCTGGCCCACACCTGCATCCGCTACCTCACCGAGGGCAACGCAACCGGCGTGAACGGAAGCCAAGTTATCCAGGCGGCCCGCCGCGAAAAACGCTTTATCCTTGCCGAAAGCCTGACCACGAGCCGAGTCAGCGACCACCGCATCGAACCCATCGATCTGTTCAGGATCAACACCGGCGGACGAGGCGAGCTCGGCCAACAGATCATGCTCAGCAGGCACACCCAGACCCCACACCGGCTGAGTCTGGACCTGCTTATCCAACGCGAGTTTCTCATTCACGCCGCGGTCCAAGTGGATCGCAAGCTGCGGCAAACGCAGCAGCGCGCCCGTATCAGCCAAAACCACAGAACCGTCACGCATCGCCAAGCGGCCCGCCAAGCGCAGTTCACGGTCCAGCCACGAATTCAAAAGCGGGCCACCATAGATCTCAACGCCGGCCTGCAACCAGCCGTGGTTACCCGTGGTCGGCTTCGGTTTGAGCTTGAAGCCCGGGGAATCCGTGTGCCCACCAAAAATATTCGCTGGTGTACACGGGTCCGCATTCGCCGGGACCGTCCACGCGATGACCGCGCCATCACGCACCACCACGAACTTCCCGCCCGGCTGCGCGGGCCACTCATCGTGCTCAGCGAGACGCGTGAAACCCTGTTCTTCGAGGCGTCGAGCGCTTTCCTCCGCCGCGTGATAGCTCGAAGGGGACGCATCAATAAAGTCCGCGAGGTCCTCTACATGGGTCAACGCCTGGGTCATGACTCTCCTTGTTCACTCGAAGCCGCGCGGGATGCGGATGCGCGGGCTCTTGTTGGCTCGCTTGTGCCTGTTCTGGCCCGGGACGGCTCGTTTTTGCTTGTACGGGGTTTGGTTCCGGCTTTGCGTCGGCCTTTAGCGGCCCTGGCACCTCGCCGTTGTGGGCTCGCGAACAGGCCGCCGAGCGGATCATCCAGCCCCACGCGCCGTACAGGGTCTTCCTCAGGGCGGAGGATGCATCTGATGACGAGGAACATCAGGGCCCCGAGCGAGGCGATGTGGCCCAGGACGGTCATGCTGAAGATCCAGTCTGGGAAGAAGCCGCGCGCTTGATCCGGCTGCGCCATCCCGTAGAGGCGCATCCAGATCGCTACAAAGTGGAACACCTCAAACAGTTGCCACAGCAACAGTGCGCGCCAGCGCGGATACGCAAGGACAGCGAGCGGGACGAGCCACATCACAAACTGCGGCGAGTAGACCTTACCGATCAGCACGAACATCGCCAGGATCAAGAACGAAAGCTGTGCAACGCGCGGCCTATATGGAGCGATGAGCCCCAGCATCAAAACGCCGAGGCACCAGAAGCCAAAGAAGATGATGCCCAGCAGGGAGATCGTATCCGCCGTCAACACAAGATCAGGTGCGCTGCGGCCGATCGTCATGTTCCACAGTTCCCACGTCGAGGAGAAGCCCGCGCCTCGGTCGGAGGAGAACGTATAGAAAACGGCCCACCGTTTCGGGTCAATCAGATAGACCGGCAGGTTGATCACAAGCCAACCAATGCCAGCACCGCCTGCGATCTTGCCGAAAACA
The Pseudoglutamicibacter albus DNA segment above includes these coding regions:
- a CDS encoding M18 family aminopeptidase produces the protein MTQALTHVEDLADFIDASPSSYHAAEESARRLEEQGFTRLAEHDEWPAQPGGKFVVVRDGAVIAWTVPANADPCTPANIFGGHTDSPGFKLKPKPTTGNHGWLQAGVEIYGGPLLNSWLDRELRLAGRLAMRDGSVVLADTGALLRLPQLAIHLDRGVNEKLALDKQVQTQPVWGLGVPAEHDLLAELASSAGVDPEQIDGFDAVVADSARGQAFGKDKAFFAAGRLDNLASVHAGCVALGEVADAGVGQDAQRIAMFAAFDHEELGSASRSGAAGPFLEDVLNRIYAGLGASAVDQARAYAESWHVSSDVGHSIHPNYAGHHDPVVKPLLGSGPILKINANQRYATDALGAAAWASWCREAGVESQEFVSNNNIPCGSTIGPIAATRLGIRTVDVGIPILSMHSARELAGVSDLHDLYKVAKVFYTA
- a CDS encoding flavin reductase family protein, which codes for MSLTHTIDQATLRSAFDRFPVGVAALCSRVGGHHEGMVSSSFAVGISYEPALVSFSVRNESRTWQRLKHGYRLGVSILADEHREVCYQLASRDVSKRFSGLDVTLADSGALFLDRAALWLETSIYDTVPAGDHTIVLLKVHAVSQGEEHGEPIVLHGKTFRDLAQLPDRALVTA
- a CDS encoding glycosyltransferase family 87 protein, producing the protein MSKGPKKGPLRVTVPSRNDSVVKSLVGAIGGPLGRRTAPGVVSPGFWRIERVLLVLVAIAGVIAIFTKTTCRINGWGDPYRYIGMCYSDWTALWGARGFNETPFAPFDSGQEPFEYPAGMAIIASLVSLFVPRSLEPRQQSLLYFDINAFLAVVLWAVVVIAVAKMSSRRIWDAAMVALSPAIILALTVNWDMWAIALMVTGLFAVAREHPWLGGILIGIGGAVKLFPLLVLGAFFTLAWRTRRWHVFGKIAGGAGIGWLVINLPVYLIDPKRWAVFYTFSSDRGAGFSSTWELWNMTIGRSAPDLVLTADTISLLGIIFFGFWCLGVLMLGLIAPYRPRVAQLSFLILAMFVLIGKVYSPQFVMWLVPLAVLAYPRWRALLLWQLFEVFHFVAIWMRLYGMAQPDQARGFFPDWIFSMTVLGHIASLGALMFLVIRCILRPEEDPVRRVGLDDPLGGLFASPQRRGARAAKGRRKAGTKPRTSKNEPSRARTGTSEPTRARASASRAASSEQGES
- a CDS encoding acyltransferase family protein — encoded protein: MSNNATTIQGDGARGLDRRGQNTHGQDAPQKRRDGRKFLPEVQALRAIAVFAVVAWHFYPRAVPGGFVGVDIFFVISGFLITSKLLRDAEVHGKINLAEFWAARIRRIMPAATVTACVIIVATFIWWPTEQWEQVSRQGIASLLSIVNWVLAVDSVDYLASDNAPTAFQHYWSLSVEEQFYVLWPLVVILAVWLARRIGLTVRAYAIVLFSAVILASFVWAEYRVRSNDPAAYFITTTRVWELALGGLIAALAPYILKDDSGKGKQRMGGGVSWRAVLALAGLAAMCWSILTYTHATPFPGASAAVPVLGAVAVIIAGRTSGALSLNWLVDWAPVQWLGKVSFSLYLWHWPVYMVFVQITEHKPYWWQVPVLMLISCVLAHVSWRWVEEPARQWKRLKVSPAPAWIAGGVATLVAVAVAVTPIVRADAINREQKELAAELLKGERPEFAAGSWDPVIKKSGAQKLDAGHPDSPGGRLVTEEERADELPAALTYGSVITPTPAEAEDDARTDQECFAGNGKKHTPRCVKGKEDGEKTIAIMGDSHARMLVEPLEELAKHHDWRIITYTKASCPMSLEPRELGKADERCVEPNKESIQRVVEDEPDVIITKNFAGSTFRGDAADGYERTFKELQKSGAQLVVVRDTPVPSRDDDIPIPRTCVSGSMDKPHECDFSVEQGLLDDPAVEAAGRLDDVYFLDMTDYFCSKDECSVVAGNTLIYRDGNHVTNTYLRSLAPVLERRLPQQLRDHKD
- a CDS encoding PepSY domain-containing protein, whose protein sequence is MERKHVALTSVATLALVLAACGAPTEDKTSESTQDAQQTQTQQTETQQAQNTDADDADDADDKDSADNNAQAPTKGGSQQNALKAIETAEKEVGGKVVDLDWDDDKSGWSVDVVKGNKSHELEVAADGSKVTNQDEVEDVDSDDRREYDAIKVEIAKAIETALKDTPGTLDDVSVDEEQGQIMWEVDIYPEGGGADVTVYVDVKSGQVLKKDK
- the rpsF gene encoding 30S ribosomal protein S6 — translated: MRNYELMLLVDPEVDERTVEPTLNKFLEVVTKDGGTVENIDIWGRRRMAYEINKKAEAIYAVVNFTAEPQTASELDRVLGLNESIMRTKIIRPEDQRIK
- the rpsR gene encoding 30S ribosomal protein S18, with protein sequence MAKPEIRKPKPKANPLKAADIDYIDYKDVALLRKFISDRGKIRARRVTGVTVQEQRKIAQAIKNAREVALLPYSGAGRG
- the rplI gene encoding 50S ribosomal protein L9: MAKLILTHEVTGLGAAGDIVEVRDGYARNYLLPRGYAITWTKGGEKDIESIKAAREAHRIANLEEAQKIADGLKDAEIRIEVKAGDTGRLFGTVKQADVAAAIEAAGLGKVDKRTIEIAQQVKTTGHYKATVRLHEDVLANTTLHVVAAPKGK
- the dnaB gene encoding replicative DNA helicase, encoding MDQYSDADYSDAGASSSGASSLAERVPPQDVAAEQSVLGGMLLSQDAIADCVEILRSSDFYKPAHSIIFDAITDLYGRGEPADAVTVSSHLTKSGELNRAGGAAYLHELIQSVPTAANASFYAEIVRERAILRRLVYAGDRITQMAFAADGEVDAIVNDAQSEVMQVAERRTAEDYVLLSEIMESTVDEIEAAGQMTGDEITGVPSGFYELDELTQGFQGGQMIVVAARPAVGKSTFALDIARSAAIKNGMTTVFFSLEMGRTEIAMRMLSAETAVGLQNLRKGDLRDEDWTKIARTLPQLNNAPFFIDDSPNMTLMEIRAKCRRLKQQHNLKLVVLDYLQLMSSGKRVESRQQEVAEFSRALKLLAKELDVPVIALSQLNRGSEQRTDKRPQVSDLRESGSIEQDADMVILLHREDIYDKESPRAGEADVIVAKHRNGPTKTIVVAFQGHYSRFNNMAYESADAGI
- a CDS encoding single-stranded DNA-binding protein, with the translated sequence MAGETIITVVGNLTADPELRFTPSGAAVANFTVASTPRIFDRQANEFKDGEALFMRCSVWREHAENVAESLTKGMRVIAQGRLRARSYDDQNGNRRTAWELDVDEVGPALRYATAQVTRNPRGGGGNQGGFGGNQGGFGGNTGGGFGGGNQGGGFGGQQNQGGGGDWGAPQQSPANDPWGNSGGSSDWGANPGQSAPPF